The Chelonia mydas isolate rCheMyd1 chromosome 1, rCheMyd1.pri.v2, whole genome shotgun sequence nucleotide sequence GTGATATGTTCAAGGCGCCAAGCCTTTGTACAGCAGAACAGGGCTGGGGACCAGGTCATATCCCTGCTTCAACCCAGCCCTAGTCTCAAACCTAAACCAAAGCTCAACAATTGGTTCAAGCTCTTTTACTGACATGACTGATGTTGCGTTACCATCTTTGGTCACAACACAAATTATCTCAAAGCACTAAAAAGCTTCCAGCATGAGGCAGCTACCCTTGGGCTAAGGGTTTCTTgggcaaaaacaaaaatgcagaatGTTGGTGCAAAAGTTGTGATCTAAAGCATCTGTGCTCCCAGAAAAACTGTGGCAATAGTAGATGGACTTCATCCATCCGACGTGAACTATCATCAAATGAGCACAGCTATCTTAAGGAGACTTGGTTTAACACCCTCAGCCAGGAAGGACCTGCATTGGGTCTGGCACCAAAAGAAGGTGAAATGATATACAAAAGCATGGATTTACCAACCCTGTGTACTTCCGACCCTCTTACATGGATCTGAAACATGGATGTTGCTTAAACAATATAGCAGGAGGTATTTCATATGCATTGCCAGCAGTGACTACTGGATataaagtggtttgactttctttatcAGTAATAGGGATGTAGCATTGAGCACTGGCCCCGAGAGGCTTGAAGTCCTGCTTGGCCACCACCAGCTGGGCCTTTTTGGTCAGTTGCCTGCCTTGGACCAAGGGGAGAAATGTGCAGCGTTTGTGGTCCCAGCAagccaggtggggggggggggtcctctgcCCGGGGGCTCAGGCACTGACCCTGGGCTCAGCCCCCACTTCTGCTCCgggggacccaggcccagccTCCCGGCTGCACAGCCGCTCTCCGCTCCAGCTCACCCACCCGAGTTGCCGCAGACGGCTCAGTCTTGCTTCAGCTTCCCCGCCACTCACTCGGGGAGTCTCCTCgttcctcctctccccgccccccgcgagccccctggcagctccccgcctctCTCGCGCGTGGagccgctgccgccgccgccgcgttCTCCGGAGTCCGCGGAGCCGCTCCGGGACTGCGGCGGATCCAGGCCGGGTCTCCGCTCTCACTGGCCCCCGCCAGCCGCTGTCCCTGACCCTCGGTGCCGCCGGCCGGGGCTGGGCGCGGCCGGGGCCCGGGCCCCTCGCTCTGGGGCCGGGGAGGACAATGCACCGAGCTGTCTCCAACCAGCGCtcgggctcctcctcctcctcctccggctccttccagccgccgccgccccctcctcaccccgccgccgacctgcagcccctcttcctgGGCGGCCGCAGCCGGCGCGTGTCGGGCTCCAGCTCGGGCTCGGCCCGggcccgcagcagcagcagcagcagcagcgggggcgaggaggaggaggagagcatcAGCAAACCCCTGGTGCCGGCCCCGGCCGCGCCGGCCcccgccgcctcctccccggcctccagcagcagcagctcgggCTGCAGCATGACGGCGGGGGAGCTGTACGGGGGCGCGGGCCCGgccgggggggcggcggcggccacCGCCGGAGGGCTGCTGTGGCCTGGCGGGGGCTCCGGCGGGTCGCGCTGGGGCTACAAGGCGCtgtccctggtgctgctgctggggcagggcgCGCTGCTGGACCTTTACCTGATCGCCGTCACCGACCTCTACTGGTGCAGCTGGATCGCCACCGACCTGGTGCTGGCGGCCGGCTGGGGCATCTTCTTCTGCCGCAACAGCCGGGCCCGGCGCCGGGAGCGCCCCCCGCCGggtcaccctccgccccctccgcTGCACccgctgctgctgcaccccccccACGGCGGCCGGGgcgcgggccgggctgggggcccCCTGCGGGGCGGGGACTTCGCCTACGCGCACCTGGCCTGGCTGATCTACTCCATCGCCTTCACCCCCAAGGCGGCGCTGATCCTGGGCACCTCCATCCTGGAGCTGATCGAGCTGCGCCTGCCGCTGGGCATCACCGGCTTCCGCGTCACCCTGGCGCTCTCCGCCCCGCTGCTCTACTGCCTGCTGCGGGCCATCGGCCCCGACGGCGccggccagctgctgctgccgccccagcccccgccccagcaccGCGCCGCCGCCGCCTTCCTGGCCACCTGCCTCGACCTGCTGGACAGCTTCACCCTGCTGGAGCTGGTGCTGCAGCCCGGCCGCCCGGCCCCGCTGCCCGGCCCGCTGCGCTACCTGCTCATCGCCGTCTACTTCCTCAGCCTGGCCTCGCCCGTGCTCTGGCTCTACGAGCTCAGCGCCGCCCGGCCGCCCGGCGCCGCCCGCCTGGCCCTGCACCTGCTGCTGCCCGCCGGGCTGCTGGACGCGCCGCTGCTCGCCCTgcgctgcctcctgctgctgcgcTACCAGCAGCCGCTCTCCGTCTTCATGCTCAAGAACCTCTTCTTCCTGGCCTGCCGCGGCCTCGAGGCCATGGAGACCTGCTGCCTGCTCCGCCCCGCCGCCGGGGGCGCCAAGTACAGCGCGGCCCCTGGCCCGGGGCCCGGCGCcgcccagctcagccactgcatCTCCGAGAACGACATGGGGCCCCACGGCTACGTCAACACCCTGGCGGTCAGCGCCCAGAACTGAGccggggcgcggggcgggggggcggtgtAGCCGTCCGACCCCTGCGCCGCCCCCGGCCAGGAACccggccccctctcccctccccggccaggaaccctgccccctcctcacctgcccccagtagccctgcccctgcactaTCCCCACCCAGGAACCCGGCCCCCTCATCCCACCCCTCTATTCACCTGCCCCCTCCGACCCCACTTTGCCATCTACTCACACCTGACCCTAAGcaatggggatggatagagggcTCAATCTTACCAGACCATAACTCCATCCCTTGCCCTTCATACCCATACCCCAAGCCCTCTCTTCTACATAACCAGCACTGACCTCTGCACTTACTACCAACCTCCTTGCTTCTGTACCAGTATTATGGGCTGGCCACATAGTGTTGAGGGGAAAGGAGGTTACCCCCATACCTATCCTTGCCCCCTAAactctacccctttcctaatctTGGGAGctctttgagcattggcctgctaaacccagggttttgagttcaatccttgagggggccatttagggatctggggtaaaaattgggaattggccctgctttgagcagggggttggactagatgacctcctgaggtcccttccaactctgatattctatgaaagctcGATGTTCCAGaatggaggagagagggaaattACGCAGCTAaacctgtcccctggctgccctcaTGAACTCAATCTCCTTGCACAGACAGGGGAGCTCCACACGCCtttgcctcctccccagccttgGGAGCTGATCTCTTTACTGTTCCCCTGTCTCTGAGAGGCCTCCTAACACTACTGCCTATGGGGACTGGGGAATAAAGAGGGGGATACCCACCTCCCAGAGATCACAGGGTAGAGGGAGGTTCCCCAACCATCCCCTGCCTTATCTACCTACCACTAAACTGGTCCGCTTTTCTGTACCAGTCCTTTGCTCCTGGCCGACAAAGCTGCTCCCCATGCAGCTGAAAGTCACCGAGCAATACTGCCATTACACTAGGGGAAGTTATTCATCTCCCTGGCAGAACTGCTCTGCCTGCTGCTCAGGGTCCCCACATCACTGACATTGCAATTAAGAGCAGGGGAGGGACACTGGTTTTTTAGTTTAACActcatttctctttcccttttccctGAACAAATCCATCAGTGGAGTCTACCCAGAGATCATACTTCCTATCCCTAGGGAATAACGCAGAAGCTTTTCCCAGGAAAGTACGCCTGTCCTTGCAGGCCTCTGCACCTTTTGTGGTGTCTATTTCCTCCTTTGTGTGCCATATCATGTTTGCATCATGTCCTTCAGTGGCAACGTGGGTTTCATTGTTTCTTCATTATTCCTCAGCACCTAAGCAATGGAGACCAGTGGACTGTTTTGACAGCTCCTGATGATCATGATGGGAGACTTTAGCAGAGACTAAGTGGTGATGAGACCTCCTTGCATGCACGTGACCACAAAGAGGAGGTTTGCTTTTAAGCTTGTATCCTGCAAAGGTACCACCTCTGTTTTCCACCCACTGAGGTGAAATGAGGAAGAGACTTTGAACCCCCAATTGGGGGAGTTTCTCTGACTAGGGTGGTGACCAGCAAATTTCAAGGGGAGCCATCTTGGGAGCCACCCTTCCCCTTGTTGAAAATGTCTACCTCTGTGCTTGAATCTTGTTGCATCTTGTGCTGACTTTATGTGCTAAAGAGACAAGTGAGTCTGAAACGGACATGGCTCAGGGCCTAAAGCCCCTCCAGATTGAGATGTTTATTTCCGGTGAGAACAGGGTCGCCTGCTTGTTCAAGCAGCATTTGTGTGTTGGGGGGTCTTGTTTTTCTGTGGATATGCATGTTTTAAGGATCAGTGTTTATTTCTTATGTGGACAGTAAGGGCTCCCTCCATTGAGATTAGACAGGCTGGGAAGACTGGCTGTAGGTACATGGACACTCTACCCCTAGAGCTGAGGATGAAGCCTGTGAACTGTTCCCCTCTACCCCAGCAGGGGAACCTTGGTGCTCCCTGGATTGGGCTAGGTGCTGAACCTCATTTAATGTCCAGACATGGAAAGTGAAGTGCTACAATGAGCCCCCTGTGAAAGGGTCCTAGGGTGTATCTCACACACTTTGGTGCAACCTACCATATCACAACACTGTTCTCCATGTGTGCGAGGGTAGAGGGGTCAATTGTAAAGCACTTGGTCTtgttgaaatgcagcagctgtccTTAATTTTTAAAGTTCCATGAACCAGTTTGGCCCAGTTTAGGGCAAGACCTGTTACCTATCTGTAGCTGCCTCTGGAACCAGGGGAACTGAAGTAGGACCAGCCAGGGTTTGAAGGGTAACTTTTCCTCCTCAGAGCTGCTCTTTGATAGGACTGCACTCATGGAGGAAGGGTTAGAATTCCCTGTCCTGCCCAGTTAGAAGAGGGAACAACCACTATCCAAAGCCTGTGCCAGACCTATACACCGCCCTTGGGACTTTCCCCATACGTGTACATACATTCCTCCCTTCGACCCTTGGGCTTCAGTGGAAGTCATGGCACTAGCACCAGAACTACTGCCACTACGTCCCTGCTCTCAGAGCAGGGTGGATGCCCTGCTCGCTAAGGCACTGCTATCACACAACGTTTACAGGCTGCGGacttttccct carries:
- the TMEM121B gene encoding transmembrane protein 121B is translated as MHRAVSNQRSGSSSSSSGSFQPPPPPPHPAADLQPLFLGGRSRRVSGSSSGSARARSSSSSSSGGEEEEESISKPLVPAPAAPAPAASSPASSSSSSGCSMTAGELYGGAGPAGGAAAATAGGLLWPGGGSGGSRWGYKALSLVLLLGQGALLDLYLIAVTDLYWCSWIATDLVLAAGWGIFFCRNSRARRRERPPPGHPPPPPLHPLLLHPPHGGRGAGRAGGPLRGGDFAYAHLAWLIYSIAFTPKAALILGTSILELIELRLPLGITGFRVTLALSAPLLYCLLRAIGPDGAGQLLLPPQPPPQHRAAAAFLATCLDLLDSFTLLELVLQPGRPAPLPGPLRYLLIAVYFLSLASPVLWLYELSAARPPGAARLALHLLLPAGLLDAPLLALRCLLLLRYQQPLSVFMLKNLFFLACRGLEAMETCCLLRPAAGGAKYSAAPGPGPGAAQLSHCISENDMGPHGYVNTLAVSAQN